One window from the genome of [Clostridium] celerecrescens 18A encodes:
- a CDS encoding cache domain-containing sensor histidine kinase, with amino-acid sequence MKYWTKRFMDMKIRDKMINSHIFIALIPFCFVGLLGIISSTREAERNVTQHTSLLVGQVQHTTDIYISSIEKTANMLIRIIEPMHLNKIPSAEDSRWEAYETALKNSFETVAETHDEIAGIFFATEHDMYVGTGMSRISRDPFVKEVWYEKAAASPGEMQIISNVTGRNIVTEAAYSIDDVFSVMKAVIDPETGERVGVLLFDVKHEIISSAIQDANIGENGFVFVLDEQNHLVYAPTNKIVYRIRPEWLWNEEEPVTAVTNGEKYQISYQKSAYTGWKTVSVSSYREIMGGINTMLIMFGWVLVLTILTVFIVAVKISETVTKPIVRLRNLMKETEKGNLSVRFEGDYLDEVSELGRRFNQMLERIQELMEEVYKEQENKRKAQLKAVQEQFKPHFLYNTLDTIGWMAREHSAYDIVHLVDALTNVFRISLSKGKDYITIEEEIRYISNYLYIQKIRYGPKVQYEIQAEEDCMKVVLPKMILQPLVENSIYHGVKMKNGDGHLKITGRVEDDWVSLEVWDDGRGMEEEKVWELSRLLNEPGEAGKNRSFGLFYIKERLRIRYGDQFQVLVESKEGQGTRIVIRIPKEVQNDLEKG; translated from the coding sequence ATGAAATATTGGACGAAAAGATTCATGGATATGAAAATTCGTGATAAAATGATCAATTCTCATATTTTTATTGCGCTCATTCCTTTTTGCTTTGTTGGATTATTGGGGATTATCAGCTCGACCAGAGAGGCGGAGCGCAATGTGACCCAGCATACATCTTTGCTGGTAGGGCAGGTGCAGCATACAACGGATATCTACATAAGCAGTATTGAAAAGACTGCAAATATGCTGATCAGGATTATTGAGCCAATGCATCTTAATAAGATCCCATCTGCTGAGGACAGCCGCTGGGAAGCGTACGAAACAGCCCTGAAAAACAGCTTTGAGACAGTGGCGGAAACACATGATGAAATTGCGGGCATCTTTTTTGCCACGGAGCATGATATGTATGTGGGAACCGGGATGTCCAGAATCTCCCGGGACCCGTTTGTCAAAGAAGTCTGGTATGAAAAAGCAGCGGCATCTCCAGGTGAAATGCAGATCATCAGCAATGTTACCGGAAGGAATATTGTTACGGAGGCCGCCTACAGCATTGATGATGTATTTTCAGTTATGAAAGCTGTTATTGACCCGGAGACAGGGGAGAGAGTAGGCGTACTGCTGTTTGATGTAAAGCATGAAATTATTTCATCTGCCATTCAGGATGCCAACATCGGTGAAAATGGATTTGTATTCGTCCTGGATGAACAGAATCATTTAGTATATGCACCAACCAATAAAATCGTCTACCGCATCCGCCCGGAATGGCTTTGGAATGAAGAAGAACCTGTAACTGCGGTTACCAATGGGGAAAAGTATCAGATCAGTTATCAGAAATCCGCCTATACGGGCTGGAAGACTGTCAGCGTCTCATCTTACCGTGAAATCATGGGCGGAATCAATACCATGCTGATCATGTTTGGCTGGGTTTTGGTTTTAACAATTCTCACGGTATTTATTGTGGCGGTAAAAATTTCAGAGACGGTCACAAAACCCATAGTCAGGCTCCGCAACCTGATGAAGGAGACGGAAAAAGGCAACTTATCCGTTCGGTTTGAAGGTGATTATCTGGATGAGGTCAGTGAGCTTGGCCGCCGGTTCAATCAGATGCTTGAGCGAATACAAGAATTGATGGAAGAGGTTTATAAAGAACAGGAAAATAAACGGAAAGCACAGCTTAAGGCAGTTCAGGAACAGTTTAAGCCGCATTTCTTATACAATACTTTGGACACCATAGGCTGGATGGCCAGAGAGCATTCCGCTTATGACATTGTTCATCTTGTGGATGCTCTTACCAATGTTTTTCGTATCAGCTTAAGCAAGGGCAAAGACTATATTACCATTGAAGAAGAAATCCGATATATTTCCAATTATCTCTACATACAGAAAATCCGTTACGGGCCTAAGGTTCAGTATGAAATTCAGGCGGAGGAAGACTGTATGAAGGTGGTTCTTCCCAAAATGATCCTTCAGCCGTTGGTGGAAAACTCCATTTACCATGGGGTTAAGATGAAGAATGGAGACGGGCATCTAAAGATCACTGGACGGGTGGAAGATGATTGGGTGAGCCTGGAGGTATGGGATGACGGAAGGGGTATGGAAGAAGAAAAGGTTTGGGAATTATCCAGATTATTAAATGAACCGGGAGAAGCCGGCAAAAACAGAAGCTTTGGTTTGTTTTATATTAAGGAGCGGCTTCGCATCCGGTACGGAGATCAGTTCCAGGTATTGGTGGAAAGCAAAGAGGGGCAGGGGACGCGTATTGTTATACGAATTCCGAAAGAAGTTCAGAATGATCTTGAAAAAGGATAA
- a CDS encoding substrate-binding domain-containing protein has product MILKKDKMEKRTKLLMVLLVSVFIFLGYRIYNGAITQTVYKSDVEYVIGVSQANMREAWRVALINEIQEEAGKYPNIRIVTADATSSVEKQEKDVDRLLDFGIDLLIISPCDSSRLTKKVRDVYQEGVPVIVMDRSVEGFDYNLFIGPDNNLIGKQGGECAARLLENGKGKILELRATAGSLQSEERSDGFDSVIRDYPDIEKTVCDLKNDMKDPAYDAVFAMQEELKGVSLIFANNDSVAFGAYQALKDRNLAETIKVIGCDGFTGENEGVDLVRKGKLAATISCPTGGKEAVQYAINILRKESGVPKQVILRSHTIYPQNAGEYLAALDRESIDDGRRITVGYSQVGQESQWRLANTRSIQEAAREFHMELLFDSADQSQKKQIEAIRRFIKEKVDVIVVSPVIETGWDEVLKEAKEANIPVVMSDRRIEAGDDLTTTYIGADFLEEGRRAMRWLKEHVKPEHGIVHILELQGSEGATPTEERKKGFFEILKENPQYQIIYTDYGDFTFEGGKQVVEEYINSHTWDVDIIYSHNDDMALGAIKALEAHGLKPGKDITIVSVDATKEAFQAMIDGKLNCAVECSPLLGPPLMKAIRDMIAGKEMPLRIITEEKVYDQSDAEAVIKTREY; this is encoded by the coding sequence ATGATCTTGAAAAAGGATAAAATGGAAAAAAGAACGAAATTACTAATGGTATTACTGGTATCGGTATTCATCTTTTTGGGATACCGAATATATAACGGGGCAATTACACAGACGGTTTATAAAAGTGATGTGGAATATGTGATCGGAGTTTCTCAGGCAAACATGCGGGAAGCATGGCGGGTTGCTCTGATTAATGAGATCCAGGAGGAGGCGGGAAAGTATCCCAATATCAGGATCGTAACTGCAGACGCCACCTCCAGCGTAGAAAAGCAGGAAAAGGATGTTGACAGGCTTCTGGATTTTGGCATAGACCTTTTGATCATCTCTCCCTGCGATTCCAGCCGTCTCACAAAGAAAGTCAGAGATGTATATCAGGAGGGAGTTCCTGTAATTGTTATGGACCGAAGCGTGGAAGGCTTTGATTATAACCTGTTTATCGGTCCGGATAATAATCTGATCGGGAAGCAGGGCGGAGAATGTGCGGCCCGGCTTCTTGAAAACGGGAAGGGAAAGATCCTCGAGCTTCGTGCAACGGCTGGTTCCCTTCAGAGCGAGGAGCGAAGCGATGGGTTTGATTCTGTGATCAGGGACTATCCTGATATAGAAAAGACCGTCTGTGATCTAAAAAATGATATGAAGGATCCTGCCTATGATGCGGTTTTTGCCATGCAGGAGGAACTAAAAGGTGTTTCCCTGATATTTGCCAACAATGATTCGGTAGCCTTTGGAGCATACCAGGCACTAAAAGACAGGAATCTTGCTGAGACGATAAAAGTCATCGGATGCGACGGCTTTACAGGAGAAAACGAAGGAGTAGACCTGGTGAGAAAAGGAAAGCTTGCGGCAACGATTTCCTGCCCTACAGGTGGGAAAGAGGCAGTGCAATATGCCATTAATATTCTTCGGAAGGAAAGCGGTGTTCCCAAGCAGGTCATTTTAAGAAGTCATACGATCTATCCTCAGAATGCCGGTGAGTATCTGGCAGCTCTTGACAGAGAAAGTATCGACGATGGCAGGAGAATTACCGTAGGATATTCCCAGGTGGGGCAGGAGAGCCAGTGGAGGCTTGCCAACACCCGCTCGATCCAGGAAGCAGCCAGGGAGTTTCATATGGAACTTCTTTTTGACAGCGCAGACCAGTCTCAAAAAAAGCAGATTGAAGCGATCCGAAGGTTCATTAAGGAGAAGGTAGATGTAATCGTAGTTTCTCCGGTGATCGAGACAGGCTGGGATGAGGTACTGAAAGAGGCAAAGGAAGCCAATATTCCTGTAGTAATGTCCGACCGCAGAATCGAGGCGGGAGATGATTTAACAACCACGTATATTGGCGCTGATTTTTTAGAGGAAGGGCGAAGAGCCATGCGCTGGCTAAAGGAACATGTAAAACCGGAGCATGGAATTGTTCATATTTTAGAGCTTCAGGGAAGCGAAGGCGCGACACCCACGGAAGAGAGAAAAAAAGGTTTCTTCGAAATATTAAAGGAGAATCCCCAGTACCAGATTATATATACGGATTATGGTGATTTTACGTTCGAAGGAGGAAAACAGGTTGTCGAGGAATACATAAACAGTCACACCTGGGATGTGGATATTATCTATTCCCACAACGACGATATGGCCCTTGGAGCGATTAAAGCATTGGAGGCACATGGATTGAAGCCGGGGAAGGATATAACAATTGTTTCCGTGGATGCGACGAAAGAAGCGTTTCAGGCAATGATAGACGGCAAGCTGAACTGTGCCGTGGAATGCAGTCCGCTTTTAGGTCCTCCGCTTATGAAGGCGATCCGGGATATGATTGCAGGAAAGGAAATGCCTCTTCGGATTATAACAGAAGAAAAGGTGTACGATCAGTCGGATGCGGAGGCCGTTATCAAAACCAGAGAATATTAA
- a CDS encoding family 1 glycosylhydrolase, which translates to MASNTSDFISFSFYNTYVAKYDDTGTRVSGNLVDSEPNPYLKTTEWNWPIDPLGFRITLNRLYDKYQVPLFVAENGLGANDKLEESGYVHDTYRIEFLREHVAAMKEAVKDGVEIFGYTVWTAIDLVSCGTVQINRIFIIRLAAY; encoded by the coding sequence CTGGCATCAAATACATCAGATTTTATTTCTTTTAGCTTTTATAATACTTATGTTGCTAAGTACGATGATACAGGAACCCGTGTATCCGGAAACCTGGTTGATAGCGAGCCCAATCCATATTTAAAGACAACAGAGTGGAACTGGCCCATCGATCCCCTTGGATTTCGAATTACACTGAATCGATTGTATGATAAATATCAAGTACCGCTTTTTGTAGCGGAAAATGGACTTGGTGCAAATGATAAATTAGAAGAGTCCGGATATGTGCATGATACCTATCGCATTGAGTTTCTGCGTGAGCATGTTGCTGCGATGAAAGAAGCGGTAAAAGACGGTGTGGAGATATTCGGGTACACTGTTTGGACCGCAATTGATTTAGTAAGTTGCGGTACAGTTCAAATCAACCGGATCTTCATAATCCGCTTGGCTGCTTATTAA
- a CDS encoding sensor domain-containing diguanylate cyclase, protein MNGETFLDRIPCGILKLKTDDDLTILYSNQAIKALFQTPASLQDMVCESEYPELLAEIRSHLTGEAASFELEFKAKIQKSCIWCSLQLNYIPEEELMYCAISDITCMKKFQEHLRIREEQYRLASRHSGCLVSIYDIPSRTLSPSPEFSRTFPFPYTQPLSPEFLIENGIVHKESVTDFLEFYDDMEKGIPEGKCITRLKICSGDYHWFSSQYSLVCTEEQKPLRGIISYQDITDQYEKELAYQKWMEYMREQKKDCIGYYEYNLKFDLFEEIIGEMTQTMPEYVSNSFSSIMTYIAENHIFEEDREMFLKFFNKNQLLYHYYRGNRSLRLEHRRIRPDSTVYWGLGMVQIVSDPYTDTIKAFILIKDIDASKREALNLQELSKQDSLTGLLNRATAIHAIRNTLKNSQGHHILIMLDIDRFKQLNDNYGHQFGDKALHRAASRLKSALRRDDIFGRLGGDEFIILLKDVAYSMDLYARLENLCSLIGSALEPEAHISGSLGTAAYPEDGTVFEELYEKADIALYHAKKHGRSQYAVYEPGMSMAKL, encoded by the coding sequence ATGAACGGAGAAACTTTTTTAGACCGCATTCCTTGCGGCATACTGAAGCTTAAAACTGATGATGATCTTACCATTCTTTACTCCAATCAGGCGATTAAAGCACTATTTCAAACGCCTGCTTCACTTCAGGACATGGTATGTGAATCAGAATATCCGGAGCTGCTTGCGGAAATACGCAGCCACCTGACGGGCGAAGCAGCCAGTTTTGAATTAGAATTCAAAGCAAAAATACAAAAAAGCTGCATCTGGTGTTCCTTACAATTGAATTACATCCCTGAGGAGGAACTTATGTACTGTGCTATCTCCGATATCACATGTATGAAAAAATTCCAGGAACACTTACGGATCCGTGAAGAACAATACCGGCTGGCAAGCCGGCATTCGGGCTGCCTTGTAAGCATCTATGACATCCCTTCCAGAACCCTATCTCCATCGCCTGAATTTTCCAGAACTTTCCCCTTTCCCTACACCCAGCCGCTCTCCCCCGAATTCCTTATTGAAAACGGCATTGTGCATAAGGAAAGCGTCACCGATTTTCTGGAATTTTATGATGACATGGAAAAGGGGATACCCGAGGGAAAGTGCATCACACGCCTGAAAATATGTTCCGGAGATTATCATTGGTTTTCCTCACAATATTCCCTGGTGTGCACTGAGGAGCAAAAACCTCTCAGGGGAATCATATCCTACCAGGATATTACGGATCAATATGAAAAAGAACTGGCTTATCAAAAGTGGATGGAATACATGCGTGAACAGAAAAAGGACTGTATCGGCTATTACGAATATAATTTAAAATTCGACTTATTTGAAGAAATCATTGGAGAAATGACTCAGACCATGCCGGAATATGTCTCCAATTCATTTTCCAGCATTATGACCTACATAGCAGAGAATCATATTTTTGAAGAAGACCGGGAGATGTTTCTAAAATTCTTCAATAAAAACCAATTGCTCTACCACTACTATCGGGGGAACCGGTCTTTACGGCTGGAACACCGGCGTATACGCCCTGATTCCACCGTCTACTGGGGACTTGGCATGGTGCAGATTGTTTCCGATCCTTATACTGATACGATTAAGGCATTTATTCTCATTAAGGATATTGATGCTTCCAAACGAGAGGCCCTGAATCTTCAGGAGCTTTCCAAACAGGATTCCCTTACCGGGCTGCTTAACAGAGCAACTGCCATACATGCAATCCGCAATACATTAAAAAACAGCCAGGGACATCACATCCTAATTATGCTGGATATTGACCGTTTCAAGCAACTGAATGATAATTACGGCCATCAGTTTGGGGATAAGGCCCTCCACCGCGCCGCTTCAAGACTTAAATCCGCTTTAAGGCGCGATGACATCTTCGGACGGCTGGGAGGCGATGAGTTCATCATATTATTGAAAGATGTGGCATACAGCATGGATTTGTACGCTCGTCTGGAAAATTTATGCAGTCTCATAGGCAGTGCTCTGGAACCGGAAGCACATATTTCCGGCAGTCTGGGAACAGCCGCCTATCCGGAAGACGGTACTGTATTTGAGGAATTATATGAAAAGGCTGACATTGCTCTTTATCACGCGAAGAAACACGGCCGCAGCCAGTATGCGGTTTATGAACCTGGTATGAGTATGGCAAAATTATAA
- a CDS encoding winged helix-turn-helix transcriptional regulator, with the protein MKKSGLQDMKRENLRLIMNVILEKETVSRIELSEIIGLSPSTVSSLTSELIEKGWIVENGVTTSTGGRKRIELSVNNSKGYIAILEIGWRRAVLHFLDLALEKKHSVLISDYYITGNELLEKVAHCIKEDAENFCNGKLSGIGLLFQEDMSPSDFNVMYSTSLSSASISFCEAVKTQFKVPVMEEYSQVYSFRQIMKKEESTNSAHIEIGKKIFVSITSNGTFLDMTEGKKADMTPFVENTGKKMTADKLSEGIVNILQMICMMFPIENVYLSGRLDEGDRLAECVSGQLKKSHLLKHAVEVKAIKPVINHMETDLGKRVLKKVICEM; encoded by the coding sequence ATGAAAAAAAGCGGTTTACAGGACATGAAAAGGGAAAATTTGCGATTGATCATGAATGTAATTTTAGAAAAGGAAACGGTTTCCCGTATAGAATTATCCGAGATCATAGGGCTTTCACCGAGTACGGTTTCATCACTGACATCGGAATTAATAGAAAAAGGCTGGATCGTGGAAAATGGTGTGACCACATCTACTGGCGGCAGAAAAAGGATCGAATTATCGGTTAATAACAGCAAAGGATATATCGCAATATTGGAAATTGGCTGGAGAAGAGCCGTTTTACATTTTTTAGATCTGGCACTTGAAAAAAAGCATAGCGTTCTGATATCTGATTATTACATTACCGGCAATGAACTGCTTGAAAAGGTCGCCCATTGCATAAAGGAGGATGCGGAGAATTTTTGCAATGGGAAATTGTCCGGAATCGGGCTTTTGTTCCAGGAGGATATGAGTCCCAGCGATTTTAATGTCATGTATTCCACCTCTTTGTCTTCTGCCAGCATATCATTTTGCGAAGCGGTGAAAACCCAGTTTAAAGTACCCGTCATGGAAGAATATTCTCAGGTTTATTCCTTCCGGCAAATCATGAAAAAAGAAGAGAGTACGAACAGTGCACACATTGAGATTGGAAAAAAAATCTTTGTTTCCATAACCTCCAATGGGACGTTTCTTGATATGACGGAGGGTAAGAAAGCGGATATGACCCCCTTCGTTGAAAATACAGGTAAAAAAATGACCGCAGACAAACTTTCTGAAGGAATTGTAAATATATTGCAGATGATCTGCATGATGTTTCCCATCGAAAACGTATATCTGTCAGGCAGGCTGGACGAGGGAGACCGTCTGGCAGAATGCGTAAGCGGACAGTTAAAGAAAAGCCATTTATTAAAACACGCTGTTGAAGTCAAGGCAATAAAGCCTGTGATTAACCATATGGAAACAGATTTAGGTAAGAGAGTACTGAAAAAAGTAATTTGTGAAATGTAG
- a CDS encoding C4-dicarboxylate ABC transporter — protein sequence MLQGTCIIIAFLVIAAFMMAKKLPTLLALPFLAVVICVIAGVPAVGVNGEGAQIGWLSTVLEAGTVRMGSAIMAVIFGAWLGQLMNKTGVTENIIKKSAELGGDRPLIVTLIMVTAVALLFTTLNGLGSVIMVGTIVLPILISVGVPAVSAASIFLMAFAVGLSFNIANWTSFSSIFGLEIDKIKGFEIYMLAVTLIATIILIFVEFKKNGVKFAFSAPVSDQIQTKQLRGTAGGLAMITPLVPIILVAFLKIPVVPSFLAGIFWILLFTSKSFSKAMNLLVKTCYDGITDAAPAIILMVGIGILYLAVTHAMVKEVLNPFLLAVIPTSKVGYIIFFSILAPLSLYRGPMNLFGLGSGIAALVIGLGTLNPQAVMGAFLSAERIQGCGDPTNTQNVWTANFAEVDVNTITKKLLPYLWTISVIGVIISAFIYF from the coding sequence ATGTTACAGGGAACATGTATCATCATTGCTTTTCTAGTTATTGCAGCTTTTATGATGGCAAAAAAACTGCCTACTTTGCTTGCTCTTCCCTTTTTGGCGGTTGTCATCTGCGTGATTGCAGGAGTTCCGGCAGTGGGAGTGAATGGAGAAGGGGCTCAGATTGGCTGGCTTTCTACTGTTTTAGAAGCCGGTACTGTCAGAATGGGATCTGCTATTATGGCAGTTATCTTCGGTGCCTGGTTAGGACAGCTGATGAATAAGACTGGAGTGACCGAAAATATCATCAAAAAAAGTGCAGAGCTGGGCGGCGACAGGCCGTTAATTGTTACCCTGATCATGGTAACGGCAGTTGCACTCTTGTTTACTACTTTAAACGGATTGGGTTCTGTTATTATGGTGGGAACCATTGTTTTGCCCATATTGATTTCTGTGGGTGTTCCGGCCGTCAGCGCTGCCAGTATCTTTTTAATGGCATTTGCAGTGGGACTGAGTTTTAATATTGCAAACTGGACATCATTTTCCAGCATTTTCGGATTGGAAATTGATAAAATAAAAGGGTTTGAAATCTATATGCTGGCTGTGACACTGATTGCAACCATAATCCTGATATTTGTGGAATTCAAAAAGAATGGAGTAAAGTTTGCTTTTTCCGCACCTGTTTCAGATCAGATCCAGACAAAGCAGTTAAGAGGAACAGCCGGTGGGCTTGCCATGATCACTCCACTTGTTCCCATCATTCTGGTAGCGTTTTTAAAGATACCCGTTGTTCCTTCCTTTTTGGCAGGTATCTTCTGGATTCTGCTGTTTACCTCCAAAAGCTTTTCCAAAGCCATGAATCTGCTTGTAAAAACCTGTTATGACGGAATTACTGATGCAGCGCCTGCAATCATCTTAATGGTGGGCATTGGAATCTTGTATCTAGCAGTGACTCACGCCATGGTAAAGGAAGTGCTGAACCCGTTTTTACTTGCCGTAATCCCAACTTCTAAAGTCGGATACATAATCTTTTTTTCCATCCTGGCACCATTATCCCTATACAGAGGTCCTATGAATCTGTTTGGACTGGGTTCCGGAATTGCAGCCCTGGTGATCGGACTTGGCACACTGAATCCGCAGGCTGTTATGGGGGCATTTCTTTCCGCTGAAAGGATTCAGGGCTGTGGGGATCCTACCAATACACAAAACGTCTGGACGGCTAATTTCGCCGAGGTCGACGTTAATACTATTACTAAAAAACTATTGCCCTATCTTTGGACGATTTCCGTGATCGGTGTAATCATCTCGGCATTCATATACTTTTAA
- a CDS encoding hydantoinase/oxoprolinase family protein: MKVRIGIDVGGTFTDAAAIDNETFELIGVVKTPTTHNSRQGVAEGIVQALQRIMEDCHINPDDVVFIAHGTTQATNALLEGDVAPVGIVTLGSGLQGAKSRSDTNISNIELAAGKFLESQNEYVDTSDKDSLGSRIVDAIRTLRERGTSSIVAAEAFSVDDPYHENLALEKCKEMNIPGTATNEISKLYGLKIRTRTAVVNASIMPKMLEAATMTETSIIEAGIKNPLMVMRCDGGVMTVDEVRNRPIMTILSGPAAGVAGALMYEKLTDGLFFEVGGTSTDISCVKDGKVMIQYAEVGGHKTYLSSLDVRTVGIGGGSMVQIKDGKAVNMGPRSAHIAGLDYEVYTDAGLIKNPRLMTVRPVPSDPEYAVIECDNGVRVTLTMAGAANIAGYVRPEDYSYGNVEAARKAWKPLADQMGCTVEEAAEKAMAFAAAKNAKVAEQLIKDYKMRPEQTVFVGGGGGAASVVPHLAKTMKHKYRIAGNAAVISTIGVALAMVRDMVERTVSSPSQEDILSIRREVEQKAIQSGAAPGTIEVHVEVDTQKNLLRAIAVGATEMRSKVLGNTKLTVEQLLKICAENMVGNPGELSITAQNGVMYAVQSQRLEKKFLGLVKKKTTPLRLIDEEGVIRLQKSNALVSEVKIADWETKIEWYLEELTVFNDGGANLPNIYLVSGKRIIDLSGLQSKAQICALGNAELTGFGNDENILIIATGRTEG, encoded by the coding sequence ATGAAAGTACGCATTGGGATTGATGTGGGCGGTACCTTTACGGATGCCGCTGCCATTGATAATGAAACTTTTGAATTAATAGGAGTGGTGAAAACTCCTACTACCCACAATTCCAGGCAGGGGGTGGCAGAAGGAATTGTTCAGGCGCTGCAGCGCATTATGGAGGATTGTCATATTAATCCAGATGACGTTGTTTTTATCGCTCACGGTACGACTCAGGCAACCAATGCACTTCTGGAAGGAGATGTGGCTCCGGTTGGAATTGTAACGCTTGGAAGCGGTTTGCAGGGGGCAAAAAGCAGGTCGGATACCAACATCAGCAATATAGAACTGGCAGCCGGTAAATTTTTGGAAAGCCAGAACGAATATGTGGACACATCGGATAAGGACAGTCTGGGAAGCAGGATCGTGGACGCCATCCGCACTTTAAGAGAACGAGGGACTTCCAGCATTGTAGCAGCAGAGGCTTTCAGTGTGGATGATCCGTATCATGAGAATCTGGCTCTGGAAAAATGCAAGGAAATGAATATCCCGGGCACGGCTACCAATGAAATATCAAAGCTATACGGTCTGAAAATAAGAACCAGGACGGCCGTAGTGAATGCCAGCATTATGCCTAAGATGCTTGAGGCGGCGACTATGACAGAAACGAGCATCATAGAGGCTGGAATCAAAAACCCTCTGATGGTAATGCGCTGCGATGGAGGCGTTATGACTGTGGATGAGGTAAGAAACCGGCCGATTATGACAATTCTCTCGGGTCCGGCAGCCGGTGTAGCCGGTGCTCTGATGTATGAAAAGCTGACGGATGGTCTGTTTTTTGAAGTCGGCGGCACCTCTACGGATATATCCTGCGTAAAGGATGGCAAGGTTATGATCCAATATGCAGAAGTGGGAGGACATAAAACCTATTTAAGCAGTCTTGATGTAAGAACCGTGGGCATCGGCGGGGGGAGCATGGTACAGATAAAGGATGGCAAAGCTGTTAACATGGGGCCGCGAAGCGCTCATATTGCCGGTTTGGATTATGAAGTTTATACCGATGCCGGCCTTATTAAAAATCCAAGGCTTATGACGGTCAGGCCCGTACCTTCTGATCCGGAATATGCGGTTATTGAATGTGACAATGGAGTACGGGTGACCCTCACCATGGCGGGAGCCGCTAACATAGCCGGTTACGTCAGGCCGGAGGACTATTCCTATGGGAATGTGGAAGCAGCAAGGAAAGCCTGGAAGCCATTGGCAGATCAAATGGGCTGCACCGTAGAAGAGGCGGCAGAAAAGGCTATGGCATTCGCAGCAGCCAAGAATGCAAAGGTTGCAGAACAGCTTATAAAGGACTATAAAATGCGGCCGGAACAGACCGTATTTGTAGGAGGCGGAGGCGGAGCGGCCAGTGTGGTTCCCCATCTTGCAAAGACTATGAAGCATAAATACAGGATCGCAGGCAATGCCGCGGTGATTTCTACCATTGGTGTCGCTCTTGCCATGGTACGGGACATGGTGGAACGAACGGTGTCAAGTCCCTCACAGGAAGATATTTTAAGCATTCGCAGGGAAGTGGAACAGAAAGCAATCCAGAGCGGAGCAGCGCCCGGGACCATTGAAGTTCATGTAGAAGTGGATACGCAAAAAAACCTTTTAAGGGCAATTGCTGTAGGTGCCACGGAAATGAGAAGTAAGGTTCTGGGTAATACAAAACTGACGGTTGAACAGCTTCTTAAGATTTGTGCCGAAAATATGGTTGGGAATCCAGGAGAGTTATCCATAACCGCTCAAAACGGAGTGATGTATGCCGTGCAGTCCCAGAGGCTGGAAAAGAAATTTCTGGGATTGGTGAAAAAGAAAACAACTCCCCTGCGTTTGATTGATGAAGAAGGCGTGATCCGTCTTCAGAAAAGCAATGCCCTGGTTTCAGAGGTGAAGATTGCGGACTGGGAAACAAAAATCGAATGGTATTTGGAAGAGCTGACAGTGTTTAATGACGGCGGTGCCAATCTGCCCAATATTTATCTGGTATCAGGGAAACGGATCATTGATTTATCCGGACTCCAGAGCAAAGCGCAAATTTGTGCACTGGGAAATGCGGAACTGACAGGTTTTGGCAATGATGAAAATATCCTGATCATTGCAACCGGCCGGACAGAAGGATAA